One window of Triticum dicoccoides isolate Atlit2015 ecotype Zavitan chromosome 5A, WEW_v2.0, whole genome shotgun sequence genomic DNA carries:
- the LOC119299004 gene encoding nucleosome assembly protein 1;1-like isoform X1 — MAGMASRCEGNTTGDKGYCSVIYSPYPQSSPLPLRLTDLFRHFGLDKIRAIMNSSDGKTFEQKIDKLREEMSAFERARDVFYMVDVEDGDEDDEDDEDDEDDEGDDVDVDEADRKVGKLLDDEKKPDITKRPHAPIEDEVECKKPKIAEGSRCQGEEPEAGGIKNSSWV, encoded by the exons ATGGCTGGGATGGCATCACGCTGCGAAGGCAACACAACCGGCGACAAAGGCTACTGTAGTGTGATTTATTCACCCTATCCACAGTCGTCGCCTCTTCCTCTTCGCCTGACCGACCTGTTCCGACACTTTGGTCTGGACAAGATCCGCGCGATCATGAACAGTTCTGATGGTAAGACGTTCGAGCAAAAGATCGACAAGTTACGAGAG GAAATGAGTGCTTTCGAACGTGCTCGTGATGTATTCTACATGGTCGATGTCGAGGATGGCGACGAGGACGACGAAGACGACGAGGACGACGAAGACGACGAGGGCGACGATGTGGATGTGGACGAGGCGGATAGAAAGGTAGGGAAG CTCTTAGATGATGAAAAGAAACCCGATATCACGAAACGACCACACGCTCCTATTGAAGATGAGGTGGAATGCAAGAAGCCAAAGATAGCAGAAGGCTCAAGGTGCCAAGGAGAAGAACCTGAGGCTGGAGGGATAAAGAATTCCTCCTG GGTCTGA
- the LOC119299004 gene encoding trigger factor-like isoform X2, whose product MAGMASRCEGNTTGDKGYCSVIYSPYPQSSPLPLRLTDLFRHFGLDKIRAIMNSSDGKTFEQKIDKLREEMSAFERARDVFYMVDVEDGDEDDEDDEDDEDDEGDDVDVDEADRKLLDDEKKPDITKRPHAPIEDEVECKKPKIAEGSRCQGEEPEAGGIKNSSWV is encoded by the exons ATGGCTGGGATGGCATCACGCTGCGAAGGCAACACAACCGGCGACAAAGGCTACTGTAGTGTGATTTATTCACCCTATCCACAGTCGTCGCCTCTTCCTCTTCGCCTGACCGACCTGTTCCGACACTTTGGTCTGGACAAGATCCGCGCGATCATGAACAGTTCTGATGGTAAGACGTTCGAGCAAAAGATCGACAAGTTACGAGAG GAAATGAGTGCTTTCGAACGTGCTCGTGATGTATTCTACATGGTCGATGTCGAGGATGGCGACGAGGACGACGAAGACGACGAGGACGACGAAGACGACGAGGGCGACGATGTGGATGTGGACGAGGCGGATAGAAAG CTCTTAGATGATGAAAAGAAACCCGATATCACGAAACGACCACACGCTCCTATTGAAGATGAGGTGGAATGCAAGAAGCCAAAGATAGCAGAAGGCTCAAGGTGCCAAGGAGAAGAACCTGAGGCTGGAGGGATAAAGAATTCCTCCTG GGTCTGA